The nucleotide sequence CACATGCAAATCCTTCCCTTTAACACTCCTCTGCATAGGCTCATACCCCCCCATCCCCTTCAAACTCCTGACGACCTTCCCAACAACCTTTAATATATTGACTATTTTCAAAAATCCTAATTTACATAAAATCTCGTACTAATGGTTTTATAACTTTTTCTTGCATTCGTTGTCTAAACATGACTTGCCTCTAGTGTGCTCAGTTTTGAGAATCTGATAGCTTTGATCATAGTGGCTAATATTGCGTCTGGCATCTAATTACAAAATCTTCTTCGGTACAGATGATGGCACTTGCTCTACTCTTCCTTGGTTATATCGCCCAGGTAATTAACATTTTGCTCTGTACTCTTGGACATAATAAGCAAAATATTTCACAAGGGACTAAAATATTGCTTCCCAATAGATCCAGGGTCAGGCGTACCAACCTTACGGCACCCATGCGCCCCTGCCAGTCGTCACCCCCACAACCTCCACCGTCACCACTGAGGTTGGTAACACTGGCATTACCTTTCTTAACCAACCTGTTATTAATACTTTAACATTTGTTAATGGTGTATAATATTCCAGACtaccctgacccacactctgcgggAGACTacaacctctgacgtctgggttaCTGAGCAGACGGCGATCACCCTGACAGTCACCCAGACAACCACCCAATGGGAGTTTGTTCCCCAGCAGCCACAGACGGTGACCTCTGTGATAAGGGTCACCTCCACACCGGTAGTGTTGGTGACGGCTACGGTGGGGGTCTACCCAGTGAGCACAATGGTCTCGGTCTACAGTCGGTTCTTCACCACAACAGATACTGTTAAATACTGGCAGACCATCACCCACGTGGCTGTCACTCACGAGGTAACTATGTAGTCTTTAACTTGTGAAAGTGTGCGATACCTTTATTACACAAAcgtcaataatatatgcatttgcAGATCCAGACGGTCCCTGTGGTATCTACCCAAGAGCTAGTGCAGGATATAGTAACTACCATCACCCAAATTGTAACTACTACGGTTACTTCTACCACCGCCAGATACTATGCTTAATTtattgtatttgctgaaataaaaGTATGTTATAAACCATCACTGGTTTTTACTTTAAAAAATTTTATGCACCAAAACCAACTTTAACCTAAATTACATTATACTGAGGAATTAAAGTTACTACAGAACACTTAGGGATATTTGGTCTATACTTGTGCGATCACTTTAAACGGTGGACATACTTgcattttagatatatatatatatatatatatatatatatatgtataaaataaGGGCTTTGATTACTTCAAAAGATGCTTTATCGTGGCTAAAGATGTAATGACCAAACACCATATCGGAGCATTTGGAAACGACGAAATTCTAGTCTCATCTGTACAATTATCAGGATGTACTATGTTAAGTACTCCTAGAACACAATGATATAGAATAGTGCTCTTCAACCTGGGTAGACAATCCCCCTTACAGTGGTAGAGATTAACTCAAGGGTGGACAACTGGTTGGGGGAGAGCTTCACCTGCACATGCTTGAAtaatagaatctctctctctctctctcatttcttaCAATGCCTAACTGATTGCATATTTACCTATTGTAATATCAATTAAAAGTACTAAAAGAGTTGGCTATCCTGAGTCTGCAAAACCTGTTGCAGTTAGTGCAGTATTTGATACAACAAGTTTTAAATAGAGGGAGCTGCATCACTGGACCCAAGAGGAAAGAGGCTAACAAAAAAAATAAATCGCATAAAAAGCGACTATGACATGATGAAAATTGTATTTGGATTCGTCCGGCCTCGAAACCTCGAAACACTTTACACCAGTAAAGTGCTAATTTTGTAATGACACGTAGTGATAAAAATGGTGTTACATTATAAATGCCGTGAAAGTTTTTaactataatgtatatatatatattatatacaatagtTATGAATATACAAACATATATTTAAccaaaaaaaacaatgttttgggGCAATTTTGGAAGCATACTTTAAGCAACAcccccccgctcagctcgttgccgtgaggggggggcttagtgggcagctgctggagtgtgatgctccttgggacagtcctctgtccttttctagccttgtgctcctgctgccgtcctctccaattctgctgggcaccttttcctttaacttctgtttagtttttctcccccctcttctcctatctgcttgtcgtttcctgccgaccttttgcttgttttggattatttctttggacttcttcaattttgacgcccgggtgcttgaggcatattcttgcacccgtagaactgtagtatccgtctcgagcgaggggaaccttttattgtcaatccccctttcgtcgctgaacccgatctcgacggactgacggttcttaaggtggcgtttgtggggcgtatactcacgacgcacccctagggggccccggcatgatcggcgatagcttcctgttgggtgtcctgcctctaattgtggctccatggtgggtatgggggcacattcgtggatgaatttgtcacttttcgtacctatgtcgttgaatgtttccgttgtaccctctcaggctcgtggggtgggcgacaaagcccccgagtcggcctgtattggaagaccaggctctgtagctcccgctgcgttgggccccgaccttgctcctcctttgaccgtcctgacttcttcccccagctcccctccctctgaggttgggtcgagcctccagcccccggtggtgaccacttcgtcccctggtgtggctaagtctttcgttgtgactactgcgccttttgacccctctctctctaggggttctcaacgccgttcgcgccccaaccgcactcgctcgattccttcccgtgctgatgtgtatcaggccttgtttggtcctgtttcatgggccaaatactttgatctcctccctcttgattctgcgcctcctgacgatttctccctccatcggcatcttgtagattccgtggatgcgtgtgttactttcaaccccactcgtctcggtacgtgtcgttgctgctcctcctcAGGAtgtggcttcccgcttggctgccttatcttgccttggcgagatccctgttcgggtctccaagaacgttcagatgaattccagtgttggcactattctcctcccaccccatgttgcaaccggtgttcgtaatctgcaggattgccacgatgatattcggcatatccttgatgccaaaggccattctgtcctccaggttgactcgtttactcgtccccctcgtggtcgtcgccgtcaaccccttcgcgttgtgaagatcacctttggtggtaggacccttccatcctctgtcattcttgctggtgctaggtgctctgtccaggagtatattccttctcctcgactttgtaataagtgctggaggtttgggcatggtgccctccgctgctctcggactgtctctctctgtcctttgtgtgggagtgaaggtcactctaagtcggagtgcacttctccccaagctcgctgcctcaactgcggtgaggcccatcctaccttctcccgtgcctgtgtccattacaagcttgaggcggccgtccttaacctgaagcaccgggagcgtttgtcttttcctgaggcgaggcgccaggttcgccagctcccgccttataccaacatctcttatgctcgcgtgttgcgctcttcctctcctcgtccttccccccttcctcagactctcaaccgtttccgggcctaggaccctgatacgcccactgccccctcctctgttcctttgagttctttcccgaggggtccccctcctggtcctctgtctggggttccccttctttcaacccggtctgtcatgtctcctgtgtcttcttcctcgtccccctccgatcctccttcccatcctcttcctccttctattggctctccccgccgcctgtcggtgcaggcggatgtccttcgctctcctaacggccgtcgtgtgtgctctcgttcggcttctgttgagacactggaatccgttgcccggtacgtagttgctgggacacctgtctctttaagtcagaagcgtaagcctggctcctctccttcctcttccccggcgtgtaagaaggcttcgctttcttccttagctcctacttctggctctgttgctccttcccctcccgtttcagtggttgcgccccctgttcctgctatggaggtttctttggcccctgcttccctttacggttgctgctcttgctggggtgcgctcccctctttctacttcccctcttcctactgctgtccttgact is from Procambarus clarkii isolate CNS0578487 chromosome 54, FALCON_Pclarkii_2.0, whole genome shotgun sequence and encodes:
- the LOC138352544 gene encoding uncharacterized protein → MMALALLFLGYIAQIQGQAYQPYGTHAPLPVVTPTTSTVTTETTLTHTLRETTTSDVWVTEQTAITLTVTQTTTQWEFVPQQPQTVTSVIRVTSTPVVLVTATVGVYPVSTMVSVYSRFFTTTDTVKYWQTITHVAVTHEIQTVPVVSTQELVQDIVTTITQIVTTTVTSTTARYYA